The following are encoded together in the Vidua macroura isolate BioBank_ID:100142 chromosome 6, ASM2450914v1, whole genome shotgun sequence genome:
- the C6H11orf96 gene encoding uncharacterized protein C11orf96 homolog: MAAKPAELMGICSSYQAVMPHFVCVSEEFPPPARPAKTPKGKLRRPRQSRFKTQPVTFDEIQEVEEEGVSPMEEEKAKKSFLQSLECLRRSTQNLCLQRDRLGSCRLRNSLDSSDSDSAL; this comes from the coding sequence ATGGCCGCGAAGCCGGCCGAGCTGATGGGCATCTGCTCCAGCTACCAGGCAGTGATGCCGCACTTCGTCTGCGTGTCCGAGGAGttcccgccgcccgcccgccccgccaaGACCCCCAAGGGCAAGCTGCGGCGGCCGCGGCAGTCGCGCTTCAAGACGCAGCCGGTGACTTTCGACGAGATccaggaggtggaggaggagggggtgTCCCCCATGGAGGAAGAGAAGGCCAAGAAGTCCTTCCTGCAGTCGCTGGAGTGCCTGCGGCGGAGCACCCAGAACCTCTGCCTGCAGCGGGACCGCCTGGGCAGCTGCCGCCTCCGCAACAGCCTCGACTCCAGCGACTCGGACTCGGCCCTCTGA
- the ALKBH3 gene encoding alpha-ketoglutarate-dependent dioxygenase alkB homolog 3 isoform X1, which produces MAERRRRSRVQGGWASAPAGRPAAPKAPVASSTALAGVRPAWRQKEQPHAQKQFVFEKPSEMEHRVPEAGVIDKPGVYELSKGQTGISRIHLIPGFIDSEQADWMFEQLLQDIPWGQRTHIRQGISFEEPRLTSWYGELPYTYSRIKMQPNPNWHPLLTMLKERIEEFTGYTFNSLLCNLYRNEKDSVDWHSDDEPSLGKNPVIASLSFGATRTFEMRKKPSPEEDGDYTYVERLRIPLDHGSLLVMEGATQEDWQHRVPKEYHSRDERINLTFRIIYPEPDGVWK; this is translated from the exons ATGGCGGAGAGGCGGCGGCGGTCCCGGGTGCAGGGCGGCTGGGCCAGCgccccggcggggcggcccGCAG CACCTAAGGCACCTGtggccagcagcactgcccttgCAGGTGTGAGACCAGCATGGAGACAGAAAGAGCAGCCTCACGCTCAAAAGCAATTTGTCTTTGAAAAGCCATCAGAG ATGGAGCACAGAGTTCCTGAGGCAGGTGTGATAGA CAAGCCTGGTGTGTATGAGCTCAGCAAGGGACAAACTGGCATTTCTAG GATTCATTTGATTCCTGGCTTTATTGACTCAGAACAAGCAGACTGGATGTTTGAGCAACTCCTCCAAGACATACCCTGGGGTCAGCGAACTCACATCAGACAGG gaatatcTTTTGAGGAACCACGGCTTACATCCTGGTATGGGGAACTTCCTTACACATACTCCAGGATAAAAATGCAGCCAAATCCAAAT TGGCATCCTCTGCTGACCATGCTGAAGGAGCGCATTGAAGAGTTCACTGGCTACACCTTCAACTCTCTTCTCTGCAACCTCTACCGAAATGAGAAGGACAGTGTGGACTGGCACAGTGATGACGAGCCATCGCTGGGGAAAAATCCTGTCATTGCCTCACTCAGTTTTGGTGCTACTCGGACCTTTGAGATGAGAAAAAAGCCTTCCCCT GAAGAGGATGGAGACTATACTTACGTAGAAAGACTTAGAATCCCACTTGATCACGGGAGTCTGTTGGTGATGGAAGGAGCCACCCAGGAGGATTGGCAG CATCGAGTGCCTAAGGAGTATCATTCTAGAGATGAACGGATAAACTTGACATTTAGGATTATTTATCCAGAACCTGATGGAGTATGGAAGTGA
- the ALKBH3 gene encoding alpha-ketoglutarate-dependent dioxygenase alkB homolog 3 isoform X2, whose amino-acid sequence MHILLAQREPCPAPKAPVASSTALAGVRPAWRQKEQPHAQKQFVFEKPSEMEHRVPEAGVIDKPGVYELSKGQTGISRIHLIPGFIDSEQADWMFEQLLQDIPWGQRTHIRQGISFEEPRLTSWYGELPYTYSRIKMQPNPNWHPLLTMLKERIEEFTGYTFNSLLCNLYRNEKDSVDWHSDDEPSLGKNPVIASLSFGATRTFEMRKKPSPEEDGDYTYVERLRIPLDHGSLLVMEGATQEDWQHRVPKEYHSRDERINLTFRIIYPEPDGVWK is encoded by the exons CACCTAAGGCACCTGtggccagcagcactgcccttgCAGGTGTGAGACCAGCATGGAGACAGAAAGAGCAGCCTCACGCTCAAAAGCAATTTGTCTTTGAAAAGCCATCAGAG ATGGAGCACAGAGTTCCTGAGGCAGGTGTGATAGA CAAGCCTGGTGTGTATGAGCTCAGCAAGGGACAAACTGGCATTTCTAG GATTCATTTGATTCCTGGCTTTATTGACTCAGAACAAGCAGACTGGATGTTTGAGCAACTCCTCCAAGACATACCCTGGGGTCAGCGAACTCACATCAGACAGG gaatatcTTTTGAGGAACCACGGCTTACATCCTGGTATGGGGAACTTCCTTACACATACTCCAGGATAAAAATGCAGCCAAATCCAAAT TGGCATCCTCTGCTGACCATGCTGAAGGAGCGCATTGAAGAGTTCACTGGCTACACCTTCAACTCTCTTCTCTGCAACCTCTACCGAAATGAGAAGGACAGTGTGGACTGGCACAGTGATGACGAGCCATCGCTGGGGAAAAATCCTGTCATTGCCTCACTCAGTTTTGGTGCTACTCGGACCTTTGAGATGAGAAAAAAGCCTTCCCCT GAAGAGGATGGAGACTATACTTACGTAGAAAGACTTAGAATCCCACTTGATCACGGGAGTCTGTTGGTGATGGAAGGAGCCACCCAGGAGGATTGGCAG CATCGAGTGCCTAAGGAGTATCATTCTAGAGATGAACGGATAAACTTGACATTTAGGATTATTTATCCAGAACCTGATGGAGTATGGAAGTGA